The Hevea brasiliensis isolate MT/VB/25A 57/8 chromosome 1, ASM3005281v1, whole genome shotgun sequence genome has a window encoding:
- the LOC110667413 gene encoding two-component response regulator ARR9: MGMAAESHQFHVLAVDDSLIDRKLIERLLKTSSYHVTTVDSGSKALEFLGLNKDEQIDSIPTSVEVNLIITDYCMPGMTGYDLLRKIKESKSFKDIPVVIMSSENVPSRINRCLEEGAEEFFLKPVQLSDVDKLRPHLMKGKSQENEPNNKRKGDIEEFHSPDRTRTRYDDLEVV; this comes from the exons ATGGGTATGGCTGCAGAGTCTCATCAATTCCATGTTCTTGCTGTTGATGATAGTCTCATTGACAGAAAGTTGATTGAAAGGCTCCTTAAAACATCTTCCTATCATG TTACTACAGTTGATTCAGGAAGCAAGGCCTTGGAGTTTCTGGGTTTGAATAAAGATGAACAGATTGATTCAATCCCTACCTCTGTTGAAGTTAATTTGATCATTACAGATTACTGTATGCCAGGAATGACAGGCTATGATCTCCTTAGAAAGATTAAG GAATCTAAATCTTTCAAGGACATCCCAGTTGTGATTATGTCCTCAGAGAATGTTCCATCAAGAATTAATAG ATGCTTGGAAGAAGGAGCTGAAGAATTCTTTCTGAAGCCAGTTCAATTATCAGATGTGGACAAGCTTAGACCCCATTTAATGAAGGGAAAATCTCAAGAAAATGAGCCTAACAACAAGAGGAAAGGAGACATAGAAGAATTTCACTCACCAGACAGAACAAGAACAAGATATGATGACTTGGAAGTTGTCtga